GTGAGGAAGGTGCGGGCATTGCCGATATGGATGTGGTTGTACACGGTCGGCCCGCAGACGTACATCGAGACGCTCCCCTTCTCACGGGGGATGAACTCCTCCTTCTCGCGGAGTAAGGTGTTATAGACGCGGATCGTCATACGATGACTCCTCGCTCGCTCGGGATGCGCCGTGACTCGCTGACGGGAACCGTTCTTCGCCGCACACCGCGCGCTCCGCGCCCTCGGTGCCCTCGGTGTCCAGGCGGGCCTCCAGGCGATCGATACGCCGCTGAAGGCAGCGGAACATCTCGACGACCGGGTCGGGCAGATCCTCGTGGTGCAGGTCGACCGCGTCAACACGCCGCCCCTCGCGAACAACGACGCGGCCAGGAATACCCACCACGGTGCAGTTGGGCGGGACGTCGTGCACCACGACGGCACCGCCACCCACGCGGCTACCGCGCCCTATGGTAATGTCGCCGAGAACCGCGGCGCCGACGCCGACCACCACGCAGTCCTCGAGCGTGGGATGACGCTTGCCTCGCTCCTTGCCCGTCCCGCCGAGGGTGACGCCCTGATAGAGTGTCACGTCCTCGCCGATCACCGAAGTCTCGCCTATGACCACGCCCATACCGTGGTCGATGAAGAACCCCCTGCCGATAGCCGCTCCGGGATGTATCTCGATCCCGGTGAAGAAACGCGCCTGCTGGGAGAGCCAGCGGGCGAGCCCCTTCCTGCCGTGCCTCCACAGCCAGTTGGTACCGCGGTACCACCACACGGCATGCACTCCTGGGTAGTTGAGCAACACGCTCCACGTGGACATTGCCGCGGGATCGCGTTCTTTGACCGCTCGTATGTCATCTCGAAGCCGCTCAAACACGGCGCCTCCTGGAAGTGTCGCGAAAACCTGTCCGGCGCAACGGTGCGCTACGCCCGCACCGCACACGGTATCACGTCACCCGCGCACCTGGGAGGGAGCGTCTGCCCGAACGAGGAGCACGACCGCGTATGCGGCCACCCCCTCTTCGCGCCCTGTGAATCCGAGTCCCTCTGTCGTCGTCGCCTTCACGCCCACCGACGCCACGTCCACGCCGAGCGCCGCAGCCAGATTCTCACGCATCCGCTGACGGTACGGCGCCACCTTTGGCAGTTGGAGAACGAGGGTGGTATCGGCGTCGAGGACCCGCCAGCCCCGCTCGGCGAGAAGTCGAGCCACGTGGCCCAGAAGGTCCACGCTTCGCACGCCGGCATATGCGGGGTCGGTATCGGGAAAGTGCTCGCCGAGATCACCTTCGCGCATCGCCGACAGGATCGCGTCCGTCAGCGCATGGGTGAGGACGTCAGCGTCGGAGTGGCCCGCCAGCCCCGCTTCGTGGGGCACCTCGACCCCTCCAAGAATGAGCGGGCGCGCCTCGCTGAACGCGTGGACATCGTATCCGATTCCTACCCTCATGTTCGACCCTCTTCGCTACGTGCGGCCAGAAGCGCCTCGGCAAGTGCGAGGTCGGATGCGACCGTGACCTTGATGTTGTCGCGTGGGCCCTCGATGACGCCCACTGCGCCCCCTGAAGCCTCCACCAATCCAGCATCATCGGTGGCGACTCGACCCGTACGCGCGGCCTCATGATACGCGCG
This is a stretch of genomic DNA from Clostridiales bacterium. It encodes these proteins:
- the cysE gene encoding serine O-acetyltransferase, encoding MFERLRDDIRAVKERDPAAMSTWSVLLNYPGVHAVWWYRGTNWLWRHGRKGLARWLSQQARFFTGIEIHPGAAIGRGFFIDHGMGVVIGETSVIGEDVTLYQGVTLGGTGKERGKRHPTLEDCVVVGVGAAVLGDITIGRGSRVGGGAVVVHDVPPNCTVVGIPGRVVVREGRRVDAVDLHHEDLPDPVVEMFRCLQRRIDRLEARLDTEGTEGAERAVCGEERFPSASHGASRASEESSYDDPRL
- a CDS encoding 2-C-methyl-D-erythritol 2,4-cyclodiphosphate synthase, with the protein product MRVGIGYDVHAFSEARPLILGGVEVPHEAGLAGHSDADVLTHALTDAILSAMREGDLGEHFPDTDPAYAGVRSVDLLGHVARLLAERGWRVLDADTTLVLQLPKVAPYRQRMRENLAAALGVDVASVGVKATTTEGLGFTGREEGVAAYAVVLLVRADAPSQVRG